The following coding sequences are from one Benincasa hispida cultivar B227 unplaced genomic scaffold, ASM972705v1 Contig637, whole genome shotgun sequence window:
- the LOC120069859 gene encoding uncharacterized protein LOC120069859, producing MSEFVKESRERTTNLETAVQDHGKAIQNMEVHLSKMAISLQIMQKGKFPSCLENNPKEECKALTLRSREKLATRLINDDDDEPFEKKVEELNDEPSEMKEPKEVAKEEQPKKKASEPYPSSDILLKKKKFEQYEMISLTKECSAILQKKLPPKLKDPGSFTLLNWNSPQQKKLGLKKVKPITISLQMADRSLAYPQGIAEDVLVKMGELIFPADFVVLDMEEDYEISIILGRPFLARGRAKIDVEEDLTCLLVISRIYDREVNYTQNKLKMTKLGLKESKLNNGSKGVKKIEEKYNVPKNKGALQHYSRKRDLMQKGSNYTLGCSIATV from the exons ATGTCGGAATTTGTCAAAGAGTCTAGAGAAAGAACTACAAATTTGGAGACTGCAGTTCAAGATCATGGGAAGGCAATTCAGAACATGGAAGTCCATCTTAGTAAAATGGCTATTTCCCTTCAGATAATGCAAAAAGGTAAATTCCCCAGTTGTCTTGAGAATAATCCAAAGGAGGAATGTAAAGCCTTAACATTAAGGAGTAGGGAAAAGTTGGCCACTCGTTTGataaatgatgatgatgatgaaccatttgaaaaaaaagtagAAGAGCTTAATGATGaacctagtgaaatgaaagaaCCTAAGGAAGTTGCTAAGGAAGAGCAACCAAAGAAAAAGGCAAGTGAACCATACCCATCTTCA GATATtttgttaaagaaaaagaaatttgaacaGTATGAGATGATTAGTTTGACAAAGGAATGTAGTGCAATCTTACAAAAGAAGCTTCCTCCAAAATTAAAAGATCCAGGGAGTTTTACTTTATTGAATTGGAATTCCCCACAGCAGAA GAAACTTGGATTGAAGAAGGTGAAGCCTATCACAATTTCCTTACAAATGGCCGATAGATCTTTAGCATATCCTCAAGGTATTGCTGAAGATGTTCTTGTTAAGATGGGCGAACTTATTTTTCCTGCAGACTTTGTGGTTTTGGACATGGAGGAGGATTATGAGATTTCCATCATTTTGGGGAGACCTTTCTTAGCCAGGGGGAGAGCAAAAATTGATGTTGAGGAAG ATTTGACATGTTTGCTAGTGATTTCTAGGATTTATGATCGAGAAGTTAATTATACTCAAAATAAGCTAAAAATGACCAAATTAGGCTTAAAGGAGTCAAAATTGAACAATGGATCAAAGGGAGTGAAGAAAATAGAGGAAAAATACAATGTTCCAAAGAACAAAGGAGCCTTGCAACACTACAGTAGGAAGCGAGATTTGATGCAAAAAGGTAGTAACTACACTTTGGGATGCAGCATTGCAACGGTTTAA